In Antarcticibacterium arcticum, the genomic stretch GGAAATCGGAAGCTTTGGAGTTGGGTCCAAGACCTTTTTAATGAAGCGCTTTTCCCGGAATGGAGCTTTTTCTGCGGAATGCAGGGGAATGGGCTGAGTGGGATTATAGTTCAAACCTTTCTAGTATATCCTATTTTTGAAAATAAAAAATTCCAGTTTAAGGTACTGGATGAACCTTTTATGACATTAAGCCATTTCATAGACAGCATTGAACAGTTTTTTGTCCAAGCGTTCTTGTTGTGAAAAGCTTTTCTTCAATGTATTGTGAAGCATTTGATTAAAAGCATTATAGCCTATCCATAAATTGGGTGCTTCATTAAGCAGCAGAGCTTCATTATCCAGAATTTCAAGGACTTCACGGGATTTCTTTGAAGGATCATTGTTCTTGTCGCTACATTCAAACCGGAACAATTTCGATCTGTCCAAGATTGCTTTCACAAATTCTTTAGTGTCAATGATTTTGAATTCCTTCATTCTATCGAACTTCCTGGTAATGGTGTAAAATTCATTGTCCAGGAACTTATCGAACAAATTGTTCAACCTTGGCATTATCAGGTCGGTATTGTTCTTACTGTGCTTGATAGCAAACTCAATTTCCGATTGTGAAACGTGAAGGCCATTGGAGCATACTTCCCGGTAAAAGCCAAAATGCCCAGATGTTTTTTCGCTCCCATCATAGGAATTCTTGAACCGTAGCATTGGCAGTATCAGGTCTTTTTCATTCTTGACCGAGAATTGGCTATTGTCATCGATGATAAAGTCGGTTATAAATGACCTATCATTCCTGTTGATTGTCCGTTTCTGATAGTTCAGTCCAGCACCGGTCAACATTTCTTCGGCTTTCTTGAAGAAAAGTTCATTGGGTACGTGGCCGTAGCTGTTGGACACCACGTTGACAATTTTGCCATTTGAGATAACGGCATTTTCAAGTCCCCTTCGGGATTCCATTTGTGTCAGGCTTCTCAAAGACTTCATTTCTGATGGAACGAAGATTTGATCCTGCTGTAAATTTGATAAATACATAACATTTGATTTTAGTTAAACAATAAATATTTAAGCTAGAACCAAACGGAAGATAAAATCTCGGCTCAAAAGGAAACGGAATAAATAGCGAGTGCAGTAGCGGCTTTATGCCGTAGTCTTTTGATGGGAATATTTTACGAGTTTAACTTTGCGCCGATATTGATTGAATACTTATCTATGTCTCTTTTTCAATTTGAAAAGAAAACCTACTCTTGAGGAGTAGGCTTTCACGAAATGGAATAGGAATGCCCACTGGTTTAGAACTTAAAATATTTTTAAACCGGGCCAGTGGAATGGAGTGGGAATGGGCTGAGTGGAATTATGAAATGAAATTGTCTTCATTCTTGGAATTTCTGCTATTCGAAAAGAAAAAAGTAAGTTCGCAAATGTAAATTTCGGACTTCCTCAAAACTAAAAATTAATGACACTATCCAACGCATCATCAGCATCTCGATGAATGAAGTTAGCCTGATAGTTTAAAGTAGTTTTCAAATTACTATGTCGATAGAGCTTTTGCAGCATTAAGGGGTGTATTTTATCACCTGCAATATTCCCAAAGCTGTGTCTTGCAATGTGATTGGATAAATTTTTTTCTATACCACATTCCTCTGCAATTCGTTTTAGATATTTATTGAGAAGCTTGGTAGCATTTTTTGTTTTAATATAAATTTTTTCAGCATCTTTAGGATGGACTTTTTTCAGAAAAGGAAATACATGTCCATTATAATGTGTCTTGTCATTTCTATAATAACTTAATATTTTCTCAGCTTTATGGGGGATTTTCAGGCTCAATGGTTTTTCGTTCTTATTCATTACATAATAAAGACGATTATCTTTAAAATCAGACCATTTCAGTTTAACCACATCGGAAATACGTATGCCTGCAAAATAGAAGGCGAAAAGCCAGACATTATGTGTATGCCAAATTGAAGCACCTTCTTCCAATTTTAGAGCTTCAATTTTTTCAACCTCTTCTATAGTCAGACCAATTTTGTTACCAGAACCAATTCGAATTTTCTCTTTTTCCCCTGCAAAAGGATAATATTTTTGATCAATAATACCTTCTTTTATTGCTAAATTAAAAAGTGTTCTAATAAAAATAAGCTGATTTGTAACAGTTCTTGTTTTTTGATTTAGGTAAGAAAGACAAAAAGTTTTATACTTATTTAGAAATGCCTCATCAATATCCTGAAATCGTAAAGCTGTACTTTTTTGGAAATAATTCACTCCATCCATCCACACATATTCGGATTTTTTAGCCCTACTTATACGCTCTGTACGCCTTTCTTTGATCTCCTTAATAACTGTAGCTTTGTTCTTAGTTTTTTTTAGGTTTAAAAATTCTTCTAAATTATAGAGGATTGACAATTCGGATTTAGCTACAGAGAATGTCCCCCTTTCATATTTTTCCTTTATGCGTTCAGCTGCTAATGCAAAAAAAGATTTTAATCCATCAGGACCTTTTAATTTTTCTTTGGCTTGTTTGGGAGTAATACGAACTTTGGAATCAAAATAAATATCATTAATCTCGGTCAACTTTTTCATCAAAAAATTGTTCAACTTTCTAGAATTGGGATGAGTCCTCTTAACTTTCCCGGCAATATTATCCCAATCCTTTTCGAACACATACTGTCCAAGCCAATGATAATTTGTTTTATAATTCTCACTAATCCTCAATGCAAGGGGAATTGTACCATCCTTTCTTATCATATTCTTTCGTAAAACAATCTTTACATTAGCCATAACCATTTAATTTAAAATTAAGTAAAGATAATAGAATGTTTTAATAGTTAGTACAGAATAAGTACAGAATAATTTGATTTTAACGCGTTACATTTAAAATCGAGTATTATATAAATCCCTGCAAATCATTCGTTTTATGGAGTTTTAGTTGAAATTGTATAGGTAAAACACCAGGTTCATAACCCGGAGGTCACGAGTTCAAATCTCGTTCTCGCTACATTTTAGATAAAAAGCCGGGAAAATTTTCCCGGCTTTTTCAATTGAAACAATATCTTCCTGTTTTATCTTGGAAGTAAATCCCTACTTATCTTTCTGGTGAATACTCAAAACAGGAACTTCCATATGATTGATAAGGGTCTCTGTGAGACTGGGGATAAAGAACTGAGCCAGGCCCGATTTTGAACCAGTGGCTATAGAAAAGATATCTATCTCTTCCTTCTCCATAAAATATTTTATACCCCTTATCTCGTTATTGGCATTAATTATATTTGTCCGGCATAAATCTTTCTGCTCTCCTTCGCAAAATTGGCTGAAAAGCATATCAGTTTCCTGCGTTTCTTTAAAATTATAAGGTGTATTAACATATAAAAGATCCAATGGCGCTGACAGAAGTGCCGATAATCCTAACACCTTTTTAAATGCATTTTTTTGTTTTTCACCAAAAGTTGAGGCAAATACCATTTTACCAATTTCATCACGGCCAGGCGCATTTTTTACAATTAGAATGGGTTTTGAAACACTTCTTATGATTTTCTGGGTATTGGATCCAAGGGAAAAATCCATGATCCCTTTTGATCCATGAGAACCCATTACAATAAGGTCTATCTCATCAAATTTTATATACTCTGCAATATTCTCTGCTCCAAGATTATAGACTAAAAGAGGGTGTGTAATAATGCCTTTATCTTCAAACCTTCGTGTAATGGAATTGAGTTTAATTTTGGCATCACTTATTTCTGCTCTGGTTTCGGGATATAACTTTTCCTTTTCAATTGAAATTACGTTCCAGTCTACAGGCGTGTTTACAACATGAAGAATATTTACGGTGGCTTGAGTGATTCCCGCAATTTTTAGGGCATACCAGGTGGCATTTTCAGACACCTCTGAAAAATCTGTGAGCAATAATATTTTGGCAAGTTGTTGCATGACTGGAAATATTTAGTTGAAGTATTTTTTAGGTATTTATATGGGTTTTAATTTTTAAAGAATAGATTTTAGCTTTGAGAGCATTACCAGCTCCGATTTATTTTTGCCTGCAAAAGTGGAGGCAATCCCATCGGCAGTTTTCCATATCATTTGTTTGATCTCCGGCGTGAAAAGCTCCTCATTATCGTTTTTAAAATCCTTGAACTCTTTGAAAACTGCGTAGGCCGAGGGTTGATTCAGGTCCATCCAGTCAAAGGTCATTTCAATTTGATCTGCCGCATTATATCCCCATTCCCCCGCGTTCACCAAATCATTTTTCCATTCATTTTCCAGGATGATCCTTAAGGTATTTCGTTCTTCATCCCTCACCCTTTTATCTGATGCTGCAATGGCGTAGAATAATTTTCCCAACTGTGAATAAAGGTCCTCGAGCGTATACATCTCAACGATTTTAAGGTGTAGTTAAATTAAGTGTAAGATTGAAAAATTACAATGATATTAATCAGGCTTTTTTATTAGATGAACAGGTAATAATTGTTACGGGAAACAATTATGTGAGAGAAATTGGTTATATTTAACTGGCAATTAAAATGGGAAAATTTTACCCCAAACAAGCTTTCTCAACCCCTGAGATTTTTTCCCCCTCTACCCCTCTTGGTTTTATTACAAACACATACAAAGCTTATACGTATGGAAACCATATTATATATAGAGGACGATCCTGTATTAAGGGAGAACACGAGAGAGATGTTGGAATTTTCCAATTTCAAAGTACTCACCGCAAAAAACGGAAAAATTGGGGTGGACCTTGCACTTAAACATTCTCCAGATATTATTCTTTGTGATATTATAATGCCTGTTTGGGATGGTTATAAGGTTTTCCAGGTTTTAAAAGAAAACCGATTAACCTACCGCATCCCATTTATTTTTGTTTCCGCCAAAGTAGATAAAGAAGATATAAGAAGTGGTATGAACCTGGGTGCAGATGATTACCTTACAAAACCATTTGAAGAAGAGGAGCTTATAAGCACCATTCAAAGCCGGCTGGAGAAGTATTCGAAACTTCAGGAAAATTACTCTTTCCCTTTAAAAAATTCAGCAATAGCACCCGTAAACAATCTTAGCGACCTTAAGGATTATATTGAATTAAATGGGGAATACTACGACTTCAAAAGAAAAAGTATAATTTACCGCGAAGATGAAAATGCCAATTATATTTATTTGCTGGAAGATGGTATAGTGAAGAATTACAAAATGGATGAGTATGGGAAGGAATTGATCACCGGTCTCTATAAAAAAGGAGACCTCCTGGGATTTTATTCTTTTGGTTCATCTTCTTTGTACGCCGAAACATCTACCGCTCTCGAAGATGGTATGGCTTACAGGATACTTAGCCTGGAATTTCGGAAACTCCTAAAACTTAATCCGGGATTAACCCTCGAACTGGCAGATCTTTTTTCTGAAAATCTTACCAATTTAAGAAAGCATCTATTGGATACAGCCTATGGTTCAGTACTTAAAAAAACTACCTATACAATTCTTCAGTTTGCCGAAAATATACAGGAGACCCCGGAGGATTCAATAAAGATCTCCAGGAGCGACCTCGCAAGCGTTGCCGGAATTTCTACAGAAAGTTTAATAAGAAGCCTTTCACAGTTAAAAAAAGATAATTTAATAGATATCGAAGGACGCAATATAAAGATCCTGGATCTTAAAAAACTTCATACCATTCGGTAAAGATCACATCCCCAATAAGCCTTTATCCTATCCCACATTTAATGAATTTTCCGGGTTGCTCTATCGCGGCATCCCGCCCAGGTCCAAAACAAATTTTATTATATATAATCACTAATATCATGAAAAACGAAAATCAAAATTTCAGGTATATCGAATGGAAAAGTCCTGAAGAAATGCATTTTTCCAGTTTGCAATGGACTTCTGAATTAAAATTTATAAGGGATGAACATAAATTCCTGGAAGACATGCTCAGAGAGTACACCCTACCCATAATTGAGTCACAGCATCTTGTTGAGACCAAGGAAATGATCATACGCTTAAGTGATTCAGAAAAAAAAGAAGAACAATTGCTCAAAGAAGTAATAAAACATTATAACGCCCTGGAAATTATGGTAGATGGGATAGACCAACCCGGTGAGGAAAAAAAGTACCGCGATGAGCATAGAAAACTATTAAAAGAAATGAATGCTTATACAAGGGATTACAGGATTTTAAAAAAGGCAATTTTTGCCACTGTGTCTGATGTTTTAAAACACCAGAAACAAAAAAGGTTATTGAAGCAGTAATTTATAATTACTACAAAACGAATGTTTAAGGATCGAAATGATGCCGGACACCAATTGGCAAAAAGACTTTTGAAATTCAAAGGTGAGGATATCCTGGTTTTGGGAATACCCCGTGGTGGAATACCTGTAGCTGAAATTGTTGCAAAATATTTGAAGGCACCTCTCAACGTTGCACTTAGTAAGAAAATAGGCCATCCCTTTAATAAGGAATATGCCATTGGAGCGGTGAGTTTGGAGAATTCTATTATAGATCCAAATGAGATTACACCTTCAGGTTATATTGCGCAGGAAACAGCTCATATAAGGGAAATTCTGGGATTACGCTACCGGCAGTACTATAAAAATGTGAGCGTACATGGTATTAAAAATAAGACGGTTATAATTATTGATGACGGAATTGCTACAGGAAACACAATGGCCCTAACCGTAGAATTGGTGGCCAAACAGCATTCTAATTCAATTATTGTAGCGGTACCTGTGGCCCCTGCAGGTACAATAAAAAAATTAAGAGACCTGGAAAAGATCCGGGAAGTGGTGTGCCTGGAAACACCAAAAAATTTCAGGGCAGTAGGCCAGTTTTATGAAGATTTTGAGGCAGTGACTGACTCTAAAGCAATTAGCATACTTGAACAAGCAAACTCTAATCAATAGTAATCTCATCAATAATGAAAAAATTAAAAGATAAAGTAGCAATAATAACTGGCGGGGCACAAG encodes the following:
- a CDS encoding universal stress protein, translated to MQQLAKILLLTDFSEVSENATWYALKIAGITQATVNILHVVNTPVDWNVISIEKEKLYPETRAEISDAKIKLNSITRRFEDKGIITHPLLVYNLGAENIAEYIKFDEIDLIVMGSHGSKGIMDFSLGSNTQKIIRSVSKPILIVKNAPGRDEIGKMVFASTFGEKQKNAFKKVLGLSALLSAPLDLLYVNTPYNFKETQETDMLFSQFCEGEQKDLCRTNIINANNEIRGIKYFMEKEEIDIFSIATGSKSGLAQFFIPSLTETLINHMEVPVLSIHQKDK
- a CDS encoding tyrosine-type recombinase/integrase, producing the protein MANVKIVLRKNMIRKDGTIPLALRISENYKTNYHWLGQYVFEKDWDNIAGKVKRTHPNSRKLNNFLMKKLTEINDIYFDSKVRITPKQAKEKLKGPDGLKSFFALAAERIKEKYERGTFSVAKSELSILYNLEEFLNLKKTKNKATVIKEIKERRTERISRAKKSEYVWMDGVNYFQKSTALRFQDIDEAFLNKYKTFCLSYLNQKTRTVTNQLIFIRTLFNLAIKEGIIDQKYYPFAGEKEKIRIGSGNKIGLTIEEVEKIEALKLEEGASIWHTHNVWLFAFYFAGIRISDVVKLKWSDFKDNRLYYVMNKNEKPLSLKIPHKAEKILSYYRNDKTHYNGHVFPFLKKVHPKDAEKIYIKTKNATKLLNKYLKRIAEECGIEKNLSNHIARHSFGNIAGDKIHPLMLQKLYRHSNLKTTLNYQANFIHRDADDALDSVINF
- a CDS encoding response regulator, whose amino-acid sequence is METILYIEDDPVLRENTREMLEFSNFKVLTAKNGKIGVDLALKHSPDIILCDIIMPVWDGYKVFQVLKENRLTYRIPFIFVSAKVDKEDIRSGMNLGADDYLTKPFEEEELISTIQSRLEKYSKLQENYSFPLKNSAIAPVNNLSDLKDYIELNGEYYDFKRKSIIYREDENANYIYLLEDGIVKNYKMDEYGKELITGLYKKGDLLGFYSFGSSSLYAETSTALEDGMAYRILSLEFRKLLKLNPGLTLELADLFSENLTNLRKHLLDTAYGSVLKKTTYTILQFAENIQETPEDSIKISRSDLASVAGISTESLIRSLSQLKKDNLIDIEGRNIKILDLKKLHTIR
- a CDS encoding phosphoribosyltransferase codes for the protein MFKDRNDAGHQLAKRLLKFKGEDILVLGIPRGGIPVAEIVAKYLKAPLNVALSKKIGHPFNKEYAIGAVSLENSIIDPNEITPSGYIAQETAHIREILGLRYRQYYKNVSVHGIKNKTVIIIDDGIATGNTMALTVELVAKQHSNSIIVAVPVAPAGTIKKLRDLEKIREVVCLETPKNFRAVGQFYEDFEAVTDSKAISILEQANSNQ
- a CDS encoding DUF932 domain-containing protein; translated protein: MYLSNLQQDQIFVPSEMKSLRSLTQMESRRGLENAVISNGKIVNVVSNSYGHVPNELFFKKAEEMLTGAGLNYQKRTINRNDRSFITDFIIDDNSQFSVKNEKDLILPMLRFKNSYDGSEKTSGHFGFYREVCSNGLHVSQSEIEFAIKHSKNNTDLIMPRLNNLFDKFLDNEFYTITRKFDRMKEFKIIDTKEFVKAILDRSKLFRFECSDKNNDPSKKSREVLEILDNEALLLNEAPNLWIGYNAFNQMLHNTLKKSFSQQERLDKKLFNAVYEMA